The genomic window tgaaatctggaagaagctcggagtatggtcgatcgtgacaggaggaagtctgaaagagattcggagagtaatcgatcactatagaaaatcgactgatagtgaagctcagagagcatttgaagcggtccgatagatgaatgaaggagctcattattggagaagtccggatggcacgataggagttcgtccgttggaggaatctagaggacactatggaaagtcgactgttggaggagtccggatggtactgtggaatcTCGGATGGccaggggagttcagaaagacgccgcacaaggtctgAAGCCGGAAGAGTTCTGAGAagattggcctcttacgaacttcggctgggattattttatacccaacacatgtcATAAATAGATCGTGTTCATATCAAACCATTTTTAATAATCATATTTATATGAATGTCTCGTTTATTAAGCAGATCTAGGTTATaaattttgatccatttaataaatagatcatatttgaatttaatttatatagatttatgtCGAAAATAGATTGATCCATTTATGATTCATGAATATGAATTATCAATTCTAAATGTGGCTTTATTTCTAACTTATGTGATACGCTTGAAGCGTGACAGCATTCGTGAAAGGTATGAGTTTTGCACGGCACCTCCAAAGCACGGGGTATACTCCATCCCGCCTTCCATTCTACTCGTCATCGACTGTGGAAAATTCACCAGGTCTGGCGTGGGAAGAAAATTACATTACAACCGTGACTGTGGAATTCCTCCGTTTCAAGTCCTTAGGGACGCAGATCAGAGGCCTCCATGCAAGAAGTCCGTTCAAAAGTAGATGTAATGTCGAGTTGTTTCATAATTAAGGAATTCATCGGCTGAAGACTTAAAGGCGTTGTGAACTCCCCTTaggtaaaatccaaaaaaaattttagactcaaGTTTTTTAGTACATTATTAGAACTTATTGAGTTGGTACTTTTTATGATTGGACAGGCACTGGTGGCACCCGCTGCCTTGACAGCAAATAAACGGGTGTGGAAGGTGAGACGGCGGGACCgatcttgatattttttaaatctgagattaaataaaaaaataaaattttttattaaaaattaatatattttaaatattaattattattgaaaaattaatctatatgtaataattttttatagatatatttgTTAAGCAGCATGTAAAATCGATCATTAACTTATTTAATTATTTCTCTTATTATGATATTGTAGAAAGCCACCGTTACATTCCATTAGAacatcaatgcagggtctaaagCCTGGAGCGGTCGCTCAGTTCGACTTACTCCAGAGCCGGCATTGTGAGACGGTGGTGGAGAAGATTAAGGGTAGTAGGTGGAGAAGATTAAGGGTAGTAGGTGAGAGGTTGGCCAAAATGCAATGACTGACATGAGAATCTGTTGGAAGCTGgtgttattttattattattattattattattattattattttgaaaaagcTGGTGTAATTGACCCGGCAAAAGTGACAAAATGTGCACTGCAGAATGCTGCCTCAGTTGCTGGAACGGTCCTAACAACACAGGCCATTGTTGTGGAGAAGCCCAAACCAAAGGCACCGGTGGCTGAACCACCAGAGGGTAGTCTTTGCCATCTGAGCACCATGCCTTATTTGGTCTCCCATGTTTAGGTTAAATGTTTCAGAAATCATGGATACAAGGGTAGAGTGCAACTTGAAAAGGGTCAATATTGTAGTAGCACTGATTATTTGCTATGTTACCCCTTCATTGGGATTTTGTCTTTTCCTTAACTTTTGTATCCTGTTAAAATTTTGTACGAAGTGCAGGATTGGCTGCTGCCTTCTAGTTGGTTATCTGTCAGATTTAAAATTTACCACTCATTACAATATGGAAATAGAAATGAATTTGAAACTTTATAATAAATATGTAAGTGTTGCTGAGATATGCTTAATCACAATATTTGAATTATTAGAGACTCTTTGTGATCATCCAATTTAGCTTCCACAGCAATTATGAAGTTGTGTTCATGTGATACCAATCACTCTGcgctatacatatatatatatatatatatatatatatatatatatatgagaaatTGATGATAGAGTTTGATTACATGGGACAAAATATGACCCTGTACATATTCAAAAGCAATGAAATGCCAGTTCTGACTACATATCAGAATTTGAATGTAGTGCTGAACACTTCACTTCGAGGGGCTTTCTTCTTCAACGGTTGAGATAATCTCTAAATTCTGCTTTGAAAAAACAAAGGCATCAAATCAAATCCGGAAataacaattttttttaatttttctcagcGTTTATTTGAGTAAATGACAATTTTTCAACTTAGTTCAAGAGACTTTTTTGAAGTACAGTAATATGACCTGATGTAAGACTCAGAGCTTCAACTTTTTACTTGAGTTTTGATaggaaggcaaaaaaaaaaaaaaaaaaaaaaaaaaaaatcacaaaggGATCATGGCAGCGGGACCACTAGACCCTGTCTTCGTGGAAAGCTCACCAATATCCATCCTCCGTCGTTATCCGAAGCACCATTCCACACGTCATTTACTATATACATGGAAAGCTTACCAAGTCCTGGTGCGCCGTCCATTTTGACAGTAAGAGAATAAAACGGCAATCCAGAGGGCATGGAATTCCTCAGCTTTTCGGCAAAAGTGGCCATGTTTCTGCCTTGtgtgatacgtttgaagcgtGAGAGGATTCGTGAAAGCTTATGACTTTTCCACGATAGCTCCAAAGCACGGCACATACTCATCCCACCTTCCATTCCATTCGTCCTCGATTGTGGAAAGTTCGCCAAGTCCGGCATGGGAAGAAAAGTACATTACAATGGTGCCTGTGGAATTTCTCCATTATATATAAATCCTTAGAGATGCTGATCCAAGGCATTCATGCACCCTATCGTGGTCTATCCTTTGCATTTCAACTTCTTCAACCTGGTCTCAGGACTTTCCCTCATGGCCAGCGGTGGATGCAATAGGAGATCCCTCACTATTAAGCGTGTCATGCTGATTGGGTTCCTCCTATGCGTAGGAGCCATCCCATTCTGCCTCTGCCTAGGCAGCGAAGGTATCTCCAAGGTGGGGGGCAGCTGCATAGAGAATGAGAGGAGAGCTCTCCTTGCCATCAAAGCAGATATCTATGATCCTCATGAGCGGCTCACTTCTTGGATGGGCCCGGACTGTTGCCAATGGAGGGGAGTTGGCTGTGACAACAGTAGCGGCCATGTGGTCAAGCTCAAACTCAGATTTCTTGGACCAACTAGTAAGGTAAATCCTTCTATATCTAGCTTGATACATTTGAGGCATCTGGATTTGAGCATGAACAGCTTTTCTGGAGCACCCATCCCTGAATTCATTGGTTCTCTCATGCACTTGAAGTATCTTAACCTCTCCAATTCTGGGTTTGGTGGACCCATTCCTCGCCAGATTGGAAATCTCTCGAACCTGCATTCTCTAGATCTGGGAACTAAAATGTATGGCTCTTATGCACTACAAGCTGATGACCTTCAATGGCTCTCTCGAATCCCGTCTCTACAGTACCTTGACTTGAGTTCTGTTAACCTCTCCATGGCATCGAATTGGCTTCATGAGATCAATATGCACTCTTCTCTGTTAGTCTTGAAATTATCTAATACCGGACTTCCTGATATTCCTTCGACTCTACAGCATGTAAACTTCACTTCCTTCACCATGCTCGATCTCTCCTCCAATTATTTTCAATCTGCCACCATCCCTGACTGGCTGCTTAATATTAGCAGCCTTGTTCAACTTGATCTCAGTTCTTGCAACTTTCATGGGAGGTTATCAATTGCAGTAGATATGTTGGGGAATCTCAACCGTTTGAAGTATTTAGATTTATCCGAGAACCAAATTACTGGAGACAGTACGCAATCTTTGTGGAATAATGAGCACATGGAGTTTTTGGATTTATCTTATAACCAAATTACTGGGCTTACTGCAGAAATGTTGGGGAATCTTAGCCAATTGAGGTACTTGGCATTGATGGACAATAAAATTAGTGGTGAAATTCCAGAAAACCTGGGAAATATTAGCCACCTAGTGCATTTAGAGTTGTCTAACAATAGAATTGGTGGAGAAATGCCAAAAAGCATTGGGAACCTTGCCCGCTTGCAGTTTTTACGTCTATTTTATAACAATATTACGGGACAAATACCAGAAAGCATGTCGATGCTCTGCAGCTTGCAGGTGTTGGACTTATCATATAACAGAATTGGAGGGGAGATCACAAGTCTCATGCAAGGATTTTCTAAATGCATTAATAATAAACTGGATGGGAGAAGCTTTTCAGGTTTAGATTTTATAGCAATGAGTAATAATAATTTCAGTGGGACAATTCCAAAAAGTTTGGGCCAGTTATCTGCGCTCACATACTTAGATCTATCATGGAACTCCTTCACAGGATACTTGACTGAAGTGCACTTTTCTAATCTCACAAGGTTAGATGTGTTGGATCTGTCTTACAACTCCTTCAAAATGAACCTAAGTGACGGTTGGATTCCACCTTTCAGTGCTGATTTTATTTATATGTGCTCTTGCCGTATGGGACCTAAATTTCCTGCTTGGCTTCGAACACAAACAAAGCTGAATGGATTGTGCCTCTCTGAAGCTGGAATTTCAGACAAGATTCCATCATGGTTGTGGTATAAGGATATGAATTACCTCAATGTATCCCATAATTGTATGGAAGGACGAATACCAAGTTCATTGAGGAGCCGTACTTATGGATCACTTGATCTGAGATCCAATTGCCTTTCTGGCCCAATACCTAATGTGAACGCCGATCTCATAATTCTCTCCAACAACTCTTTTTCTGGACCCATTTCCTTGAACATTTTTGAAAATGCTGGCCCTCGAGTACTCTCTTTATCCCACAACCATATCAATGGTAGCATCCCACATTTTCTTTATAATTGGACTTCATTGGAGGTTCTTGACCTCTCCCATAATGAGTTATCCGGAAGATTTCCAGACTGCGGGATTTGTAATTTGACTTCATTGGTGGTTCTTGACCTCTCCGATAATAAATTATTTGGAGGATTTCCAGATTGTTGGAGCAAGTCACAACGAGGAATCCTTAAGGTACCAAAAAGCAACAGAGTAAAAGATACATCTAGCATAGTGGCATATCCTATGGAACTCCAATCTTTGCATGTGAGGAACAATAGCTTATCTGGTGAATTTCCTTCCTTCTTGAGACTTTGTAAACAATTAGTTATTCTTGATCTTGGTGAAAACAGATTCTCGGGCAACATACCTACATGGATTGGAGAAAGCCTTCCGTCTCTAAGAGTTCTTCGTCTAAGATCAAATTTCTTTGATGGTAATATCCCGACACAAATATCTAGTCTGTCTTTTCTTCAGGTTTTAGACTTGGCATGCAACAATTTTTCAGGAAATCTGCCATCATCTTTTGGAAATTTTACTGCCATGGCTGAGTTACAGGAAGGAAGAAAACCAATACTTTCAGATAATAATATGGCATCATATTATTACCAAGAGAGTGTCTTAATATCTGCAAAAGGATTAGATCTTGACTATACTACTGTGCTTTTATTGGTTACAAGCATTGACCTGTCACAGAataatctttttggagagatcccTAATGAAGTGACAAATCTTCATGGACTGCGTTTCTTGAACTTGTCTAGGAATCATTTCATTGGAAAAATCCCACAAAACATTGGTGACATGAGGCAGTTGGAATCACTTGATTTATCAATGAACGATCTTTGTGGCCAAATTCCCCAAACCATGCTTGCTTTGAATTACTTAAGCAAGTTGAACTTGTCATATAACAACTTGTCAGGAAGAATTCCATCAGGGTATCAATTTCTGACCTTCGATGACCCCTCCATCTATATTGGTAATCATAATCTTTGTGGACAGCCACTGCTTGATTGCCCTACTCGTGAACCTCCAcatcaagaagaggaagaagtagaTGAAGATGACTATGATATGATATGGATTTATGCCAGCTCAGCATTAGGATTTGTCATGGGATTCTGGGGTTTTGTTGCTCTGGTGatgatcaaaaaaaatatcaggATTTCTTATCTTCAATTCATCGACAGAATATGTGATTGGGTTTATACagaattagcaatcaaatttacCAAGCTGAAGTCTCTCATAGGGAAGAGCAGCCACAAGCGTAGCTAAGCAGTTACAAATGGTGCTATGGTTGTAGCTCTATCCATCTCTCCCTATCTATCTTTGAGTGATGTCAGGGCACCTCCAATCCAAATATGTAAGGATCTGAacttaagaagtttttgaatgaCTATTACTTTTGTTGGTTTGCTGCTTGTATATCGATCCATTAAAACGCTATCTGTATTTGCCACTATTTTGCTCATAAATCAAATAATGTTTAGTTAGAAtcgattttttctatttttatgtcaCACCAGCAAAATGATACCATGACAGTAAAATACCTAATGTCTCACATAAAATACCCCACCTATAATAAGACAAACATAAGCACCTCAAGCTCATCTATATGGCACAATAATAAAAATCATTAAATAGACTAAGATGTGCCTCAGGTAATTATCTATTTTAGCTCCATGTGGGAAACTATCTTTGCTACTCTTTCGATGTCCATTACTTCTATTATAATTTTTCCTGCATGACGAAATACTAAAAAGTAGATATATTTCCTGACTCATTTCTTTAAGTTCCACCTAATAAAAAAGGAAAGAACCttggtgattaatgaaaaaggtgTTTCTCATACTTTATAAGATATTAGGCCTTCTTATCTTTGATCCATCGATAGTATATGCGACTGGATTTGTacaaaattagcaataaaatttgcCAAGCTGAAGTTTGTCATAGGGAAGAACAACCACAATGTAGCTAAATGGTTTTCTATGGATGATGATGCAATTATAatgctctctgtctctctctctctctctctaaatgaTGGTGGGAGTGCCCCCAATCCAAATATGTAAGAATCTGAACTTAGGAATTTAATGATTGTTCCTTCTGTTGTTTTGCTGCTTGTATATCGTTCAGTTAGAATTCTATTTGTATTTCATCCATCTCACTAATCAATGGTTGTTTGGCACCATTATGCTCATAAATGAAACCATGTTTAGTTAGACCTGGTTGTTTCAATTTTTATGTTATACCAGCAAAGTGATCCCATCATAGTAAAACACCTAATATCTCACATAAAATGCCCCACCTATAAGAAGATAAACATAAGCACTTCAAGATTACCGACATGACATAATACTAAAAATGGTTAAATAGACTTCCATATGCCCCACTTACTTATCTATTTTGACTCGATGTGGGAAACTATATTTGCTACTCATTGGATGTCCATCACTACTGGTTTAactttatttttatgatgaaacagTAAAAAGTAGATACATCCCGACTCTAATTCTTTAAGTTCCGCACAATCGAAAAAGGAAGAATGTCGGTGATTGGTGGAAAAAGAAAAGGTGATTTTCAAGACTCATGGAATTTTTAATCTTgataaaaatgaaaaattaaaagaatGCTTAGAATATGAGGGTGCCAGCTTGTTCAGATGGTCAACTTTCTTGTGTTGATTCAGGAAAAATGGGTTTTATATATCCTTACTCCTATATTCAACCAAGCTTCACTAATCCTACatctttgaagaaaaaatttaaaaaataaaaaatagatgacGACAAGAATGAAGAATAGGAGGTTAGCATATAGTCTTAGACTAGAAAGGCATGTAAACCATGTCATTCTTAAGCCACATTTGGTTGCCGCAAATAGAAATCAAGCACAATCAGCTCATTTCTAAGAAACATGTTCCTATATGATGACTAGTTTCAGTTCCTATTTTTCAATAAGTTTGGTACTCTCAAGTTACAGTGGGGTCAAGCCAAGTTGAGCCGAGCCAAGTAGCTGGAGGCTCAAGCTTAACTCGATTCAAAATATGCAAGCTCGAAACTTGACCCGAGATCAATCAAATCTTAATATTCTAAATTCAAGCCTGACTCAATGAAAAAAAACAATATTCAAGATTGACTCAACTCAAATATCAATCGAGCCATGCTCAAACTAGAATTTGAGCTTTAGTTACTCATATTGCATATATATgtgtattataaataaaaataatattattaaaatatatataaattcgaaTAGGCTTACTAGCCTTTAAGTCAAATATCTTGCTACTCAAGCTCAACTAGAAAAACTATTCGAGCTATTTAAGCTTGATAATAGTCAAGTCGATTTGAGCTTGAACTTTAGTCAAGCTTGAGTAGCTTGCAAATATAGCTTGGCTCATTTGCAACCCAAAATTTCTCAAGAGAATGAAATAAACATTATAACATGTAAtctgatatattatttataaccAATATTATTATAGTACATAATTGTTATATTAGTAtttatattagtaaaattataCAACCAATGTTACTAATATTATTGTTGACACCATATCATTATAAACTAATGATAACACTtatcaaaatatgataaaataacataatgtgatatataatatatgatattacaTAATTTATAGTTTCTACAAATATGGTAATAGAATTAAAGTATTATTTGGTGTTACTTATGCTATTAATATATAttgtaataatatatatatatatatatattaacattataaaaaaatgataatctTCTAACAAAATGTTAATTTTCTATTCTAATATTAAGATTATTATAGTTCCCCACAATAATGCAAGTATAAATAATACAGCTACAATATAGCAATATATTTATCACATTTTAATAACAATATACATATATCAATCAATTAAACCCAATTAAGCTATGATCTCGAACTAGTTTTGGTCAACTACATGAATTCTTTTTCTCCATTTCTCTCTATTTAGATTacactttcaaaaaaaatatagtgaTATCAAGCACTTCTTACAGCTTCATCCTCCTATGTGACTTTTAGTCTGTCTCTACCATTCTTTCTTTTATATGTATCAAATAACTCTTTTTGCAACATCTCTCGATCTACATTATGCATGTCCAAAACATATAAGTAATCTTTCTTTCAATTTATCTTTTATTGGTGCTACTTATACCTTTTCATAAATGACTTGACCATATTCATATATTACAAAaagataataattactataatattattgttatgataatataaattaataatgCAAGAACAATTTAACATAAATATAGTATATTAAGATATGAAaagaatattattaataaatataattgaatataatataattatctgTAATATAATATAGAACTATCAGTTAATAATATAGTATCAATACATATATAGTATATAAAACCATATTATTTAGTAAGTAATATTATATACTTATATATGTTCAATATAAGTAAAAATAGCAATACAATTATAATAGCATGACTTTAACATGTGTAAGAATAGTGCATATAACACAAATTTATATAATGTTATATTACACAATAGATAATATATtctgtattatatttttatgatataactAATATTAATAATAAGCTACACACAGGTAACATACTCGTCAAGAAAGGTTAGAATGTTAGTAATGACTATGCTCTATGTGGCTCAAATATGGAAACAACTAATCATCTTTTCTTTAGATACACATTCATTTGAAGTTTATAGACTATTTTTAAGCTGCAACAGAGACTGAAAGGAAGGTCGTCTTCATTTTTTAACCTTTGGACAAGTTGGAGGAAGAAGAATAGAAGTTATTTGGACAACAAGATAGAGGATATGCTTATGGATGCAGTTTGTTGGGAGGTATGGATGGAGAGAAATGCAcgtatcttcttaaccaagaaaGGGTCTATTTACTCTATTTTACAAAACATCCTCCAATCTTTAAGAAGCTAGAGCATTCTCTATCCATCCAAGACTAATTCTGAGGCACAGAGCCTTTCGAAGAGACTTGAAAGCTTGACATCGCCTTCTAGAATCTAATCCTTTCTTTTTTACCACGACCCTCAGCTTGTAATATAATACGTATCTGTTTCTTGTTATGATATAAATTAGGCGGGTAGCTCTCTGTTGCCCCCCTTttcccttccaaaaaaaaaaaaaaactaatattaataaatagaatatataaGGAGAACTTATCTTCATTGTTACTTGGATATGTCTCCAACATTACAAAAATGATACCTATGTCCCTTGGTTATAGATTCTTCCTTTTCATAGGAATCGGATACTCATGA from Elaeis guineensis isolate ETL-2024a chromosome 4, EG11, whole genome shotgun sequence includes these protein-coding regions:
- the LOC109505726 gene encoding receptor-like protein EIX1 — encoded protein: MGPVIGGPSGPTAGACHRGPSSGPVADRNRRKLQGRMSPPPEGRHGKGRKRRGGWPREGESRGPSRGATFGARRPAASPLSPARDSIRERYEFCTAPPKHGVYSIPPSILLVIDCGKFTRKPPLHSIRTSMQGLKPGAVAQFDLLQSRHCETVVEKIKGSRWRRLRNAASVAGTVLTTQAIVVEKPKPKAPVAEPPEGLSLMASGGCNRRSLTIKRVMLIGFLLCVGAIPFCLCLGSEGISKVGGSCIENERRALLAIKADIYDPHERLTSWMGPDCCQWRGVGCDNSSGHVVKLKLRFLGPTSKVNPSISSLIHLRHLDLSMNSFSGAPIPEFIGSLMHLKYLNLSNSGFGGPIPRQIGNLSNLHSLDLGTKMYGSYALQADDLQWLSRIPSLQYLDLSSVNLSMASNWLHEINMHSSLLVLKLSNTGLPDIPSTLQHVNFTSFTMLDLSSNYFQSATIPDWLLNISSLVQLDLSSCNFHGRLSIAVDMLGNLNRLKYLDLSENQITGDSTQSLWNNEHMEFLDLSYNQITGLTAEMLGNLSQLRYLALMDNKISGEIPENLGNISHLVHLELSNNRIGGEMPKSIGNLARLQFLRLFYNNITGQIPESMSMLCSLQVLDLSYNRIGGEITSLMQGFSKCINNKLDGRSFSGLDFIAMSNNNFSGTIPKSLGQLSALTYLDLSWNSFTGYLTEVHFSNLTRLDVLDLSYNSFKMNLSDGWIPPFSADFIYMCSCRMGPKFPAWLRTQTKLNGLCLSEAGISDKIPSWLWYKDMNYLNVSHNCMEGRIPSSLRSRTYGSLDLRSNCLSGPIPNVNADLIILSNNSFSGPISLNIFENAGPRVLSLSHNHINGSIPHFLYNWTSLEVLDLSHNELSGRFPDCGICNLTSLVVLDLSDNKLFGGFPDCWSKSQRGILKVPKSNRVKDTSSIVAYPMELQSLHVRNNSLSGEFPSFLRLCKQLVILDLGENRFSGNIPTWIGESLPSLRVLRLRSNFFDGNLPSSFGNFTAMAELQEGRKPILSDNNMASYYYQESVLISAKGLDLDYTTVLLLVTSIDLSQNNLFGEIPNEVTNLHGLRFLNLSRNHFIGKIPQNIGDMRQLESLDLSMNDLCGQIPQTMLALNYLSKLNLSYNNLSGRIPSGYQFLTFDDPSIYIGNHNLCGQPLLDCPTREPPHQEEEEVDEDDYDMIWIYASSALGFVMGFWGFVALVMIKKNIRISYLQFIDRICDWVYTELAIKFTKLKSLIGKSSHKRS